The stretch of DNA CTCTGTACAGCTACATTTCCGAGGTATTCGGACCATGGGCCCGATATCTCACCGCAGCAGCACTCTTCGTCGGGTTCGTCCTACAGGTCGGTGGTGTCGGCGCAATCTTCGGCATCTTCACCGGTAGCTTCCTCATCTCGCGGGGATTCGAGAACGCCCTCGACTTCGGCCCGCAATCAGCGATCATCCTCGGTGCCATCGCTATCGGTGCTATCGTTTCAATTCGCGGACTGGACACGTCGGTGCGGGTCGCGGTCGGCCTCGCTGCGCTGTCGATTCCACTCGTCCTCATCATCACCGTCGCGAGCGCAGTACATACGGGACTCGACCTGTCCCAGCAGTTCGACTTCGACGGCATCAGCGTCAGTGGGATCCTGCAGGGTGTGGCCGCCGGCACCACGTTCCTCATCGGGTTCGAAAGCTGCACGGCATTGGCTGCCGAAACCCGGGATGCTCGACGCAATATTCCACTCGCGGTGATGTCCGTGCCCGTGGTGCTGGGTGTTCTGTACTTGCTCTGCACCATCTTGCAAGTGCCCGGGCTCATCGCCGCTTCGTCCGATCTCGAGGCCGGAATGTCGGCGCCGGCCGCGTTGGCGCTCAATGCCGGGCTCGGATCCGCGGTCGCCACGGCAACGGACCTGGTGCTCGCCGTGGCGTGTTTCGCCGCGCTCATCGGGTTCATCAACTACGGCGCGCGCTTCGTCATGGCGTTGGGAATCGACAAGCTACTACCCGAACGAATCACCGAGGTGCACAACAGATTCCGAACTCCGCACGTGGCAATCATCGTCCTGTCGGTACTCGGGTTCGCCGCCATGGCCGCCGTCATGGCCGTCACGGGAACAGTGACGCAGGCGTACTACGCCAGCGCACCACTGATCGTGTACGCATGGGTCGCCCCGTACATCCTCATCACCGTCGGCGCCATCATTCTGATGCTCCGCGCCAAGACGACACGTCCCCTCATCCTCGTGTGCTCAGCACTCGGCGGCATCACGATGGCCTGGGTCTACCTCAACGGGGTGATCAATCCTCCGGCACCACCAGGCGATGCCATGTCATGGGTAATCGTCGTTGTGATCGCGCTCGTGCTGGCGGTCTTCGTGATCTCCAGCCGACGCCGGCGCCCCACCACCGCGCCCGCTCCCATCCGGGGCGAGGAGGAAATCGTCCTCTGACGCGCTGACCGCCCGAGCCAGCCTTCGCGATCCGCGAGCCACAATCGGACGGTAGACGGGAATCGCTCATCCCTCGCAATAGCGGGTGACGGGTGAGCGATTCCCGACGCAGTTGAGCAGCCTCCCCTTGACGGGTTTTCAGCCGGCTGCCGTCACTTGCGGGATTCGGTGCGCGTCGGCGAGGCGTTCCAGGGATTCGGCGATGACATCGACTGTCGTGTCACGCATGACCGGATCCTTGAAGGTCAGCCATTGTGGAACCAGACCATCTGCAACCGAGGCGATGGTTCGAGCCAGAACCTCGACCAACTTGACGTCGTCGTCGGGCCTCAACCCCTGACGCAGCAAGCCTTCGAGCATGTCGAGATGGACTTGATACAGCCGCTTCGCCAGGTCGCTGTCTTGCCTCAAGACCCAGAAGAACATTTCCAATTGGGCCTGCGCGTATGTCTGCTCCTTTCCGAACCATGCTGCGACCTGACGCAGAAGTCCCGCCGCCGCGCGGCCGAGTCCTGAGCCTTCGCGCACGTGAAAACCTTCTCTTAACTGCGTCGCGGCCATATCCTCGTAGATGGCGAGGAACAGCTCCTCTTTCGTATGGAAGCAGTAGTGCAAGCTCGCAAGCGGTGCCTGCGCACGTTCCGCGATGCGTCGAGTGGTCGCACCATGCACACCGCGTTCGGCAATAATCTGCACCGCCGCGGTGATGAAGTCCTCTCGGCGTTGCCCGGCCGGCAGACGTGCCATCTTCGCTCCTCGCTTCTTCCATAAATCCAGTAGCAGTCAGCCTACCGGATACTGGATCTGTTGACTTGGTCGCGGTATTGACTGAGCGTGGAACGGCAGCGTGGCGCCGACATGCGCGCGCTGGGATCACCACCACCTCGACGCCGACGCGCTATTTATCATGTCGTACTCGAACGGGATCCAGCCTGAGTGCGTCATCCCCACCGGAACCGGAGCATGTGATGAAAACCGAGCGTTCACAACCGCGGCTCGCTCTGACACTGCAGCGCGATCGCCTCCGCGTCGATGCGCGGCACCACGACGACGTCCTCGTGCAGCGCGCGCACCATGCGCAGGTTCCGTCTATCAAATGACGCAGAATGCCCACCCCTCGAACCGGGAGCGGGGGATACTGAGCTACATGTCGAGACTCGACCGAACCGACGCCCGCCTGCTGCTCGCGCTGTGCGACGCTCCCCGCGCAACCGGCGTCCAGCTGGCGACGCTGCTGGGGATGGCTCGGAATACCGTGCAGGCACGAATGTCTCGCTGGGAGGAGCAGCGCGTGCTCGCACCGGTCGACCGCTGCGTATCACCCCGCGACCTGGGGTACCCCTTGCAGGCGTTCGTCACCGCGGTGGTCGACCAGCACCGCCTCGAGGACGTCATCGAACATCTGCGGGACATCGCCGAGGTCGTCGAGGTCGTCGGCATCTCGGGAGCGGCAGACCTGCACATCGGCGTGGTCGCTGTCGATGCCGACGACCTGTATCGCGTCGCGGGCCTCATTCTCGCCGTGCCCGGGATCGAGCGCACCACGGTGTCCGTCGCCATGCGCGACGCCATCCCCTACCGGACCCGCCCACTGCTCGAGCGGATCGCCGAGGAGCACTGACCCGGGCGCGCACTCAACGACCGGCGGTGACCATCCCGTTGTCGGCGCCTTCGATACTGCACGTGGCACTTACGCGGGACCTGAGCACGAGAACCAGGATCACGGCGACGAGCATGACCGCCCCCACGACCCACAGTCCGGCGCGTGCGTTTCCGGTGGCGTCGAACAGCCACCCGGTGACGTACGGAGCCCCGAAACCGCTCATGTTGCCCACCGAGTTGACGACGGCGATGCCCGCCGCGGCGCCCGCTCCGGTCAGGAACGTGCTGGGCAGGTACCAGAACACGGGCAGTGCGCAGAACACGCCGACCGCGTTGACGGTGACCGCGATCATCGTCGTGAGCGGCGACTGCATGTACAGGGCGACCGGGATCGAGACGGCTCCGATCAGGGTGGGCATGGCGACGTGCCAGATCCGCTCACCTGTCCGGTCGGAGTGCCTGCTCCACAACACCATTGCGACGGCGCCGACCGCGAACGGAACCGCGACGATCAACCCGGTGGTGAACAGCGAGAAGTCGGTGGCGAACGTCTTCTGGAAGCCCGCGACGATGCTGGGCAGGAAGAAGCTGAGCGAGTACAGCCCGTAGGTGATCCCGAAATAGACGAGGCCCAGCATCCAGACACGGGAATCCGTCAGCGCCCGCCGCACCGACCCACTGATGCGGGAACCGGATTCCGAGGCCTCGGATTCGAGTTCACTAGTGAGCCAGCCTTTTTCGTCTTCATCCAGCCATCCGGCCTGCGACGGCCGGTCCGTCAGGTAGAACCAGGTGACCACCGCGAGCAGGACGGCGGGTATTCCCTCGATCAGGAACATGACCCGCCAGCCGGAGAGTCCGAAGATCCCGTCCCAGTATTGGATGATGGCGCTCGACAACGGTGCTCCGAGCGCCGACGACACCGGCAGCGCGAGAAGGAACAGACCCATCAGCCGCACCCGGTAGGCGCGCGGGAACCACAGGGTCAGGTAGAGCAGGACGCCGGGGAAGAAGCCGGCCTCGGCGATACCCAGCAACATCCGCAGCGTGTACAGCGATCCGACATTGGGCACGAAAGCCATGGCCGCCGCGATGATTCCCCACGTGAGCATTATCCGGGCGATCCAGCGCCGCGCCCCGAACCTGTGCAGCGCGAGATTGCTCGGCACCTCGAACAGGAGATACCCGATGAAGAAGAGACCGGAGGCCAGGCCGAACATGGTCTCGGTCAGGCCGAGTTCCTCGCTCATGGTCAGCTTCGCCAGCCCGATATTGGTCCGGTCGAGGTAGTTGACGAAGTAGGCCAGGCCGAGGAACGGAATGAGCCGCCGGGCGACCTTCCGGACCACCCTCGCCTCGATCTCGGGTTTCTGCAGTACGGACGACATGAATGCCTCGGCTTTCTGGAGAGCGGGCGACGTGACGTGGACCACTGTATGAGCCGGATCTGCACGACACTATGGAGAAACCACACATGCGACGCCCGGATGAATGGAGGGATTGTCATCTGGGCGTCGCCCCCGGGGAATTCGCCTCTCACCGTGGTTGCAATATTCGCAAACCGCCTCGTCGCATATCGCACAATTACTCAGCTGCAACATATTTCACCGATCCGATCGGCGCCGTAGCGTAATCGGTGCCGCACACCGAAGGGTGTGATCGAACGGGTGAGCAGTGAGGACGGGAATGCGATGACGACCATGACGACGGGCACTGCAGAAGTGGCCGCGGAGTTCACCGTCCCGGATCTGCTCGTCGAGGAGGCGGACACGGTTGTGACGGTCACGTTCAACCGGCCGGGCAAGCTCAACTCGCTGACACCGCAGATGTACGAAGACCTCGGTCGCGTGTGTGAGCGGGTGAACGTGGATCCGGCGGTGCGGTTGCTGGTCGTCCGCGGTGCCGGCCGGGCATTCGCTGCCGGCTCCGACATCGCGCACTTCCGGTCCTTCACCGATGGTGAGGACGGGGTGGAGTACGAGAACCGGTTCGTGGCGGTGCTCGCGCGCCTGGAACGGGTGCGGGTGCCGACGTTGGCGGTGATCGACGGACCTTGTGTGGGTGCGGGGTTGATCGTCGCGGCGGCGTGCGATGTCCGGGTCGCGACCACGCGCTCGTATTTCGGATTGCCGATCGCCCGCACCCTGGGCAACGCGCTGTCCGCGTATCCGCTGGCGCTGCTCGCCGACAGGTTGGGCTCGGCCCGGCTGGCATCGATGGTGGCGCGGGCCAGGATGCTGCCTGCCGCCGAGGCAGCGTCGATCGGATTCGTGGCCGAGACCGCCGTCCCCGACCACTTCGACGACCTGGTGGCCGTCGTGACCGGGGACCTACTCGCCGCCGCGCCCTTGACGGTGTGCTCGACCCGTGAGGTGCTGCGCCGAATCCGGACCACGGTATTGCCGGAGTCCGCGGACCTGGTCCGCGCCGCGTACGGGAGCGACGATTTCCGGGCGGGGGTGGCCGCGTTCCTGCGGGGCGAACGCGCGGAGTGGTCGGGAAGGTGAGCATCGGTGGCGTCCCGAGGCGGGTCCGGCGGGGTGTCCCACCCGGGCGGGTGGTGTCCTATGCTGACCGGTGCAGCTGGTTCGCCCGGCTCGGTCGTGAGGAGCCCCGAAGACCGCACCGGGCGTCGAAGCACCGCGGATCCCTGCCGGGGTTTCGGGGTGTGAGAGGGAACCCGGTGAGAATCCGGGACTGTCCCGCAGCGGTGAGTGGGAACGACCGCCGTCATCATGCACTGGGCATTTGCCTGGGAAGCGACGGCCACTAGGTCCGGTGGATGCCACCGGGGGCCCACGAGTCCGAAGACCTGCCGACTGTGTCGGGCACGCCGTGCCCGACGGTCCACCGCCTCGGGGAATGGGCGTGTAGGCCTTCTCGTGTCGCAGCATGCGTTGTCTCGGGCTCGAGAGGTGTACTCGTTTCTGCCGGTGGTGGTCCTTCCCTGCCTGTAACTGGAGAAACACCGTGACCACCCTCTTCACCGCGACCGTACTGGGATCACCTCGCATCGGTCCGAACCGCGAACTCAAGAAGGCCGTCGAGGCCTACTGGGCGGGCCGCGCCGACGCCGCCGCCCTGACCGAGGTCGGCGCCGACCTGCGCCGACGAAACTGGACCGACCTGCGCGATGCCGGGCTCGATTCGATCCCGGTCAATACGTTCTCGTACTACGACCAGGTCCTCGACACCGCCGTGATGCTCGGTGCCCTGCCCGACCGAGTCGCCGGCATCGGCAATGACCTCGACCGGTACTTCGCCGCCGCCCGCGGCACCGACACCGTCACCCCGCTGGAGATGACGAAGTGGTTCGACACCAACTACCACTACCTCGTCCCCGAGATCGCCCCCTCCACCACGTTCACCCTGGACGCGTCGAAGGTGATCGGCGAACTCGGTGAGGCGCTCGAACTCGGCATCGCGGCCCGCCCGGTGATCGTGGGCCCGGTGACGTTCCTGCTGCTGTCGAAGACCGTCGGCTCGGACGCACCCCTGCTCGAGCGCATCGACGAGCTGGTGCCGTTGTATGCGGATCTGCTGACCCGGCTCCACGACTCCGGCGCCGAGTGGGTGCAGATCGACGAACCGGCCCTGGTCGCCGACCGCACCCCACAGGAGATCGCCACCGCCAAGCGCGTCTACGACCAGCTCTCCGCCGTCGAATCCCGTCCCGCGATCCTGCTGGCGTCGTACTTCGGCAGCCTCGGCGACGCGCTGCCCGCGCTCGCCTCGACCGGGGTCGAGGGCATCGCGGTCGATCTGGTCGCCGGATCCGACACCCTCGCCGCGGTTCCCGAGCTGACCCGCAAGCATGTCGTCGCCGGTGTGGTGGACGGTCGCAACGTCTGGCGCACCGACCTCGAGCACGCGCTGACCACCCTCGGCACCGCGTTGGGCAGCACCGGATCACTGGCGGTGTCCACCTCCTGCTCGCTGCTGCACGTCCCCTACACGCTCGATGCGGAGCGGTCTGTGGACGCGGCGCTGCGTTCGTGGCTGGCGTTCGGGTCGGAGAAGGTCCGCGAGGTGGTGACCCTGGCCACCGCATTGACGCAGGGCCGGCAGGCGGTGGAGGGACGGTTCGCGCTGGACCGGGCGGCACGAGCGACCCGGGCCACGGATTCGCGGCTGCACGACGGCGCGATCCGGGCTCGGCTGGAGTCAATCCTGTCGTCCGATCCCGGGA from Rhodococcus opacus B4 encodes:
- a CDS encoding APC family permease — its product is MVDTASPHGNEHPHQSGVEDLDTGHLGRVPLVSLSLTSFIPAVGMALVPLLMFETAGPAAWPSALLGALAVICVGLSVITFARRFISTGSLYSYISEVFGPWARYLTAAALFVGFVLQVGGVGAIFGIFTGSFLISRGFENALDFGPQSAIILGAIAIGAIVSIRGLDTSVRVAVGLAALSIPLVLIITVASAVHTGLDLSQQFDFDGISVSGILQGVAAGTTFLIGFESCTALAAETRDARRNIPLAVMSVPVVLGVLYLLCTILQVPGLIAASSDLEAGMSAPAALALNAGLGSAVATATDLVLAVACFAALIGFINYGARFVMALGIDKLLPERITEVHNRFRTPHVAIIVLSVLGFAAMAAVMAVTGTVTQAYYASAPLIVYAWVAPYILITVGAIILMLRAKTTRPLILVCSALGGITMAWVYLNGVINPPAPPGDAMSWVIVVVIALVLAVFVISSRRRRPTTAPAPIRGEEEIVL
- a CDS encoding TetR/AcrR family transcriptional regulator; protein product: MARLPAGQRREDFITAAVQIIAERGVHGATTRRIAERAQAPLASLHYCFHTKEELFLAIYEDMAATQLREGFHVREGSGLGRAAAGLLRQVAAWFGKEQTYAQAQLEMFFWVLRQDSDLAKRLYQVHLDMLEGLLRQGLRPDDDVKLVEVLARTIASVADGLVPQWLTFKDPVMRDTTVDVIAESLERLADAHRIPQVTAAG
- a CDS encoding Lrp/AsnC family transcriptional regulator translates to MSRLDRTDARLLLALCDAPRATGVQLATLLGMARNTVQARMSRWEEQRVLAPVDRCVSPRDLGYPLQAFVTAVVDQHRLEDVIEHLRDIAEVVEVVGISGAADLHIGVVAVDADDLYRVAGLILAVPGIERTTVSVAMRDAIPYRTRPLLERIAEEH
- a CDS encoding MFS transporter, coding for MSSVLQKPEIEARVVRKVARRLIPFLGLAYFVNYLDRTNIGLAKLTMSEELGLTETMFGLASGLFFIGYLLFEVPSNLALHRFGARRWIARIMLTWGIIAAAMAFVPNVGSLYTLRMLLGIAEAGFFPGVLLYLTLWFPRAYRVRLMGLFLLALPVSSALGAPLSSAIIQYWDGIFGLSGWRVMFLIEGIPAVLLAVVTWFYLTDRPSQAGWLDEDEKGWLTSELESEASESGSRISGSVRRALTDSRVWMLGLVYFGITYGLYSLSFFLPSIVAGFQKTFATDFSLFTTGLIVAVPFAVGAVAMVLWSRHSDRTGERIWHVAMPTLIGAVSIPVALYMQSPLTTMIAVTVNAVGVFCALPVFWYLPSTFLTGAGAAAGIAVVNSVGNMSGFGAPYVTGWLFDATGNARAGLWVVGAVMLVAVILVLVLRSRVSATCSIEGADNGMVTAGR
- a CDS encoding enoyl-CoA hydratase, which encodes MTTMTTGTAEVAAEFTVPDLLVEEADTVVTVTFNRPGKLNSLTPQMYEDLGRVCERVNVDPAVRLLVVRGAGRAFAAGSDIAHFRSFTDGEDGVEYENRFVAVLARLERVRVPTLAVIDGPCVGAGLIVAAACDVRVATTRSYFGLPIARTLGNALSAYPLALLADRLGSARLASMVARARMLPAAEAASIGFVAETAVPDHFDDLVAVVTGDLLAAAPLTVCSTREVLRRIRTTVLPESADLVRAAYGSDDFRAGVAAFLRGERAEWSGR
- the metE gene encoding 5-methyltetrahydropteroyltriglutamate--homocysteine S-methyltransferase codes for the protein MTTLFTATVLGSPRIGPNRELKKAVEAYWAGRADAAALTEVGADLRRRNWTDLRDAGLDSIPVNTFSYYDQVLDTAVMLGALPDRVAGIGNDLDRYFAAARGTDTVTPLEMTKWFDTNYHYLVPEIAPSTTFTLDASKVIGELGEALELGIAARPVIVGPVTFLLLSKTVGSDAPLLERIDELVPLYADLLTRLHDSGAEWVQIDEPALVADRTPQEIATAKRVYDQLSAVESRPAILLASYFGSLGDALPALASTGVEGIAVDLVAGSDTLAAVPELTRKHVVAGVVDGRNVWRTDLEHALTTLGTALGSTGSLAVSTSCSLLHVPYTLDAERSVDAALRSWLAFGSEKVREVVTLATALTQGRQAVEGRFALDRAARATRATDSRLHDGAIRARLESILSSDPGRSPADRRREAQAGLNLPLLPTTTIGSYPQTTEIRLARASLRKGAITKAEYHDRMRAEIADVIALQEKLGLDVLVHGEPERNDMVQYFAEQLDGFFATENGWVQSYGSRCVRPPILYGDVRRPNPMTVDWITYAQSLTQRPVKGMLTGPVTILAWSFVRDDQPLADSANQVALAIRDETVDLQGAGIRIVQVDEPALRELLPLRAAEQTAYLDWSVGAFRLATSGVADTTQIHTHLCYSEFGEVIDAIANLDADVTSIEAARSHMEVLGDLNAVGFDLGVGPGVYDIHSPRVPSVAEIATSLREALDAVPAQRLWVNPDCGLKTRGPVEVEASLRNLVDAAKLVRAGL